A stretch of the uncultured Desulfobacter sp. genome encodes the following:
- a CDS encoding chemotaxis protein CheX — MDVTLINPFINATINVLETMAFVTVSAGKPYLKKDNIAVGDVTGVLGLTGVAQGTIAVTFEEKCILTVVSNMFGEKMDGLNDDIADAVGELTNMISGQARRELDEMGKVFKAAIPSVITGRRHTIRHYGDGPKIAIPFQTDGGQFTIEVCFER; from the coding sequence TTGGATGTCACACTGATAAATCCATTTATCAATGCAACCATTAATGTATTGGAAACAATGGCCTTTGTCACGGTTTCGGCGGGAAAGCCCTATCTAAAAAAAGACAATATCGCCGTAGGTGATGTGACCGGAGTCTTGGGACTGACCGGCGTCGCCCAGGGAACCATTGCTGTGACCTTTGAAGAGAAATGTATTTTAACGGTTGTTTCCAACATGTTCGGGGAAAAAATGGACGGGCTCAACGATGATATCGCCGATGCCGTTGGGGAGTTGACAAATATGATCTCCGGACAGGCCCGGCGGGAGCTTGATGAAATGGGCAAGGTATTCAAGGCTGCCATCCCCTCAGTGATAACCGGGAGAAGACATACCATCAGGCACTATGGAGATGGCCCTAAAATCGCAATCCCTTTCCAGACCGATGGTGGACAATTTACAATTGAGGTGTGTTTTGAAAGATAG
- a CDS encoding response regulator has product MDTSIKILIVDDFATMRRILKNILKQLGFKNLVEADDGTTAWDVLESQEIDLIISDWNMPKMTGLELLKKVRASDQYKKAPFLMVTAEAQKQNVIEAVQAGVSNYVVKPFTAEAISDKLKKILK; this is encoded by the coding sequence ATGGACACATCCATCAAGATTTTGATAGTTGACGATTTTGCGACCATGCGCCGTATTCTTAAGAATATTTTAAAACAGCTTGGGTTTAAAAATCTGGTGGAGGCCGATGATGGTACAACGGCATGGGACGTCCTTGAAAGCCAGGAGATTGATCTGATTATTTCCGACTGGAACATGCCCAAAATGACGGGCCTTGAACTGCTGAAAAAAGTACGCGCCAGTGATCAATACAAAAAAGCACCTTTTTTGATGGTCACGGCAGAGGCTCAAAAGCAAAACGTTATAGAAGCCGTACAGGCCGGCGTCTCCAATTACGTGGTCAAGCCGTTTACCGCAGAGGCGATTTCCGACAAACTCAAAAAAATTCTTAAATAA
- a CDS encoding PilZ domain-containing protein translates to MALNISDKDDRRKFSRVIFTTKITIHMLDESGQDVHFKAHSKDLSQKGVFVKTDKRPSLESACQVNVYLSGGIDDIKLEIQGRIVRHTQSGFAVEFKSMDVDTYTHLKTLILYNIEGSD, encoded by the coding sequence ATGGCATTGAACATTTCAGACAAAGACGACAGGCGAAAATTTTCCAGGGTAATTTTTACAACTAAAATCACAATTCATATGCTTGATGAGTCAGGACAAGACGTCCATTTTAAGGCCCATTCAAAGGATTTGAGCCAGAAAGGCGTGTTTGTCAAGACAGACAAGCGTCCGTCCTTGGAATCAGCGTGCCAGGTGAATGTCTATCTGTCTGGAGGAATAGACGACATCAAGCTGGAAATTCAGGGGCGAATCGTCAGACATACACAGAGCGGATTTGCTGTAGAGTTCAAGTCCATGGACGTAGATACATATACCCATCTTAAGACATTAATTTTATATAATATCGAAGGATCTGATTAA